In Humulus lupulus chromosome 6, drHumLupu1.1, whole genome shotgun sequence, a single genomic region encodes these proteins:
- the LOC133784114 gene encoding cytochrome b561 and DOMON domain-containing protein At3g25290-like, translating to MFASTKSVFLLLAFHSLLFKFGQSSCSEAFNDLIKKSNITNCRKLSTLKAELGWNYIPNSHNKTAEVEIIFGISEYAGVEWIAWGLNPGHRPEMVGTRAMIGIMQKNGALEVNLYNITSNNKLGCELAPSKIEFQVLNMKGEVSSSSSYMTISGTLVLDTQAYNVKMLNHVWQVGYDADRETLVPRPHSFSLQNFDSSETLNLTYGGDSQGVGRHRRYLRTVHGILNIVGWGILLPVGVIVARYFRKFPVEWRNWFSLHLGCQIVGYILGTAGWGIGLWLGRASRHYSFKTHQLLGIFIFTFTTLQMLALRLRPKPHDDYRKYWDMYHHFLGYALLAAIAVNMFQGIAILKPDTTWKWAYIAVLMALGVATLTLEIVTWTKFCRQREMKKKKKDSTQESQQGQSASNNNASKP from the exons ATGTTCGCCTCTACCAAATCAGTCTTTCTCTTACTGGCTTTTCACTCCCTTCTCTTCAAATTTGGTCAGTCCTCTTGCAGTGAGGCTTTCAATGATCTCATCAAGAAATCCAACATTACAAATTGCAGAAAACTATCCACTCTTAAAGCTGAATTGGGCTGGAACTACATCCCGAACTCCCATAACAAAACTGCCGAAGTTGAAATCATTTTCGGCATAAGCGAGTACGCGGGAGTGGAATGGATTGCGTGGGGTTTGAACCCAGGACACAGGCCAGAGATGGTTGGGACCAGGGCAATGATTGGCATTATGCAGAAAAATGGTGCACTAGAAGTCAATCTCTACAATATCACTAGCAACAACAAGCTTGGCTGTGAGCTCGCTCCTTCAAAAATTGAATTCCAAGTCCTAAACATGAAAGGTGAAGTCTCGTCCTCATCCTCATACATGACAATATCTGGGACACTTGTACTTGATACTCAGGCTTACAATGTTAAAATGCTGAACCATGTTTGGCAAGTTGGCTATGATGCTGATCGTGAAACGTTAGTGCCTAGACCACATTCTTTTTCTCTTCAGAATTTTGACAGCAGTGAGACCTTGAATTTGACTTATGGTGGGGATTCTCAAGGCGTTGGACGCCACCGGCGTTACCTTAGAACG GTTCATGGGATTTTGAACATTGTGGGTTGGGGAATATTGTTGCCTGTTGGGGTCATTGTGGCGAGGTACTTCAGGAAATTTCCAGTGGAATGGAGAAATTGGTTCAGTCTTCACTTAGGGTGCCAAATTGTTGGGTACATACTTGGCACAGCTGGTTGGGGCATTGGACTTTGGCTCGGACGTGCTTCAAGGCATTACTCTTTCAAAACGCATCAACTCCTTGGCATATTCATTTTCACATTCACCACTTTGCAG ATGTTGGCATTAAGATTAAGGCCAAAACCCCATGATGATTATAGGAAGTATTGGGACATGTACCATCATTTTCTGGGGTATGCCTTGCTGGCAGCGATCGCTGTAAACATGTTCCAAGGGATTGCCATTTTGAAGCCAGACACCACCTGGAAATGGGCTTACATTGCGGTTCTTATGGCTTTGGGTGTGGCTACTTTGACTTTGGAGATTGTAACTTGGACTAAGTTCTGTAGACAGAgggaaatgaagaagaagaaaaaagactCAACTCAAGAAAGCCAGCAGGGCCAGTCTGCCAGCAATAATAATGCATCTAAACCATAG